A genomic stretch from Anaerolineae bacterium includes:
- a CDS encoding class II aldolase/adducin family protein has product MTSIPEQIIYAGRLLFERKLLDMAGGNISARHGDTIYVTARYSGSQRHWQNRPEDILAGSVHNDELLSRPEFSREGKAHLAIYRHFPMVKGIIHAHPFHILPFCAAGRPIEPVLEQTQKFGLVKVIEGAPAHTQVLADNIVAALKGQEEVINQQAAAVLMPRHGIMVAGKNLLAAVDALERLDWNAYCIMAQKLLA; this is encoded by the coding sequence ATGACATCCATCCCTGAACAAATTATCTATGCCGGGCGGCTGTTGTTTGAGCGCAAGTTGTTGGATATGGCCGGCGGCAATATCAGCGCTCGCCACGGCGATACAATTTACGTGACCGCCCGCTATAGCGGCAGTCAACGTCACTGGCAAAACCGGCCGGAAGATATTCTCGCCGGCAGCGTTCACAATGATGAATTGTTAAGCCGCCCCGAATTTTCGCGCGAGGGCAAAGCCCATTTGGCCATCTATCGTCATTTCCCCATGGTCAAGGGCATCATCCACGCGCATCCTTTCCATATTCTCCCTTTCTGCGCCGCCGGCCGCCCCATTGAGCCGGTGCTGGAGCAAACGCAAAAGTTTGGCCTGGTCAAGGTGATTGAAGGCGCGCCTGCGCATACGCAGGTCCTGGCCGATAACATTGTAGCCGCTTTAAAGGGCCAAGAAGAAGTCATCAATCAACAGGCCGCGGCGGTGCTGATGCCCCGGCACGGTATTATGGTGGCCGGCAAAAACCTGCTGGCCGCCGTTGACGCCCTGGAACGCCTTGATTGGAATGCCTATTGTATTATGGCCCAAAAATTGCTGGCATGA
- a CDS encoding PAC2 family protein: MADLIELWEKPKAQEKYMIVGWHQWADAGSISSGLPQYLIEQMGARKIGQLNAEGSYLFQIPGTHHFLRPEIKLKEGYRQSLQVHKNEFFYTGDDKKGLVIFLGDEPHLHADQYAESFFDVVEALHVKRVAAVGGGVWPYAV; the protein is encoded by the coding sequence ATGGCTGACCTGATTGAACTGTGGGAAAAACCGAAGGCTCAAGAGAAATATATGATTGTGGGCTGGCACCAATGGGCCGACGCCGGCTCTATTTCATCGGGTTTGCCCCAATACCTCATTGAGCAGATGGGAGCCAGAAAAATTGGCCAGCTAAACGCCGAGGGGTCTTACCTGTTCCAAATCCCCGGCACGCATCACTTTTTGCGGCCGGAGATAAAACTGAAAGAGGGATACCGGCAATCCCTACAAGTGCATAAAAATGAATTCTTTTACACGGGCGACGATAAAAAAGGATTGGTCATTTTTTTGGGCGATGAGCCTCACCTGCATGCCGACCAGTACGCCGAGTCATTTTTTGATGTGGTGGAGGCGCTGCATGTTAAACGGGTGGCGGCGGTGGGGGGGGGTGTATGGCCCTATGCCGTATAA
- a CDS encoding RNA polymerase sigma factor, with protein sequence MERTNEMWLEHLRDGHPHQAEAIEDLRQYLQRAIIVYLHTRSDLNHLAESELQQMGQDFVQDALLKIQSGLGTFRGKSKFTTWAAKIAANHTISELRRARWRDLSLDAITESGASLQEVLAPDVTSGNAPDTASERRQVWQVLGEVINNNLTERQRQVLMAVRVDNIPMAEVARLLDTNINNIYKLLHDARLKLKQGLQESGWEPQYILQLFSKEG encoded by the coding sequence ATGGAACGCACCAACGAAATGTGGCTGGAGCATCTGCGTGATGGCCATCCTCATCAGGCCGAAGCCATTGAAGATTTGCGCCAATACTTACAACGCGCCATCATTGTTTATTTACACACCCGCAGCGATTTGAACCATCTGGCCGAGAGTGAATTGCAGCAAATGGGTCAGGATTTTGTCCAGGACGCCCTGCTCAAAATTCAGTCCGGTTTAGGCACGTTTCGAGGTAAAAGTAAATTTACCACCTGGGCGGCCAAAATTGCCGCCAACCATACCATCAGCGAACTGCGCCGGGCCAGGTGGCGCGACCTCTCGCTGGATGCCATCACCGAATCAGGCGCTTCGTTGCAGGAAGTCCTGGCCCCGGATGTTACGTCGGGCAACGCCCCTGATACCGCCAGTGAACGCCGGCAAGTATGGCAAGTGCTTGGCGAGGTCATCAATAACAACTTAACCGAGCGCCAACGCCAGGTGCTAATGGCTGTTCGGGTAGACAATATCCCTATGGCCGAAGTGGCGCGGTTGCTGGATACCAACATCAACAACATTTATAAATTGTTACATGATGCGCGTTTAAAACTAAAGCAGGGCTTGCAAGAATCGGGTTGGGAGCCACAGTACATCTTGCAATTATTTAGTAAGGAGGGGTAA
- a CDS encoding DUF3426 domain-containing protein: MQQLILWFIVAGLMAACGSRPTPTPTASPPAGAVSLTKTITRTPTPRATSTPRPATPMASPTATVTPTPVIYVIQSGDTLLDIAIRFERSTEAIQEANGIVDPRFLQIGQELIIPPPKEDPTDPPTPTPTPPPLVVEAVNFQEAPPGVLWCLGRVNNPGSKLLAEVVIEAALYDEAGGLLAREAAFTQLDVIQPGQAVPFAILFNTPPGSFAQYQVAAVSGIPVSTQARYYYDLEAFDLHGSQTDVATYRLTGQLRNRGPVDAEAIRLVAVVYDEDGRVLAQRQAELAVELLKAGAITPFVADLILPHGVVNHYEVLAQGLKVQ, from the coding sequence GTGCAACAGTTGATTTTGTGGTTCATCGTAGCCGGTTTAATGGCCGCTTGTGGCAGCAGGCCCACCCCCACGCCAACAGCAAGCCCTCCCGCCGGAGCCGTCTCTTTAACCAAAACAATTACCCGCACCCCCACCCCCCGCGCCACCTCAACGCCTCGCCCGGCCACGCCTATGGCCTCCCCCACCGCCACCGTCACACCCACGCCGGTCATTTACGTTATCCAGTCGGGCGACACTTTGCTTGATATTGCCATTCGTTTTGAGCGCTCTACGGAGGCCATTCAAGAGGCCAACGGCATTGTGGACCCCCGTTTTTTACAAATTGGGCAAGAGTTGATTATCCCCCCGCCCAAAGAGGATCCAACCGACCCGCCTACTCCCACCCCTACCCCACCGCCTCTGGTGGTAGAGGCGGTTAATTTTCAGGAAGCGCCGCCCGGCGTTTTGTGGTGCCTGGGCAGGGTAAACAATCCCGGCAGCAAGCTCCTGGCGGAAGTGGTTATTGAAGCGGCGCTCTATGACGAGGCCGGTGGGTTGTTGGCCAGAGAGGCCGCTTTTACCCAATTGGATGTAATTCAACCGGGGCAAGCAGTTCCTTTTGCCATTTTGTTCAATACTCCGCCCGGCAGCTTTGCCCAATACCAGGTTGCTGCCGTCTCCGGCATTCCTGTTTCAACGCAAGCCCGCTACTATTATGACCTGGAAGCTTTTGATTTGCACGGTTCTCAAACAGACGTAGCCACCTATCGTTTAACCGGGCAACTGCGTAACCGGGGGCCGGTTGACGCCGAAGCGATTCGCCTGGTGGCCGTAGTTTACGATGAAGATGGCCGCGTTTTGGCTCAACGCCAGGCCGAATTGGCGGTTGAATTGCTCAAAGCCGGCGCCATTACTCCTTTTGTGGCAGATTTGATTCTGCCCCATGGCGTTGTAAATCATTATGAAGTGCTGGCCCAGGGCTTAAAAGTACAATAA
- a CDS encoding cation:proton antiporter, whose protein sequence is MITSLLLALALIIAVFKLGNWVSTRLGQPAVLGGLVVGLLLGPSILNVFGYSYFEEFHISETVHVLGELGVIFLMFVAGLETELSELTKTGKPAVLAGTVGVIAPILLGLAVVLMFGYSLTQAVFIGIVLSATSVSISAQTLMELGKLRSREGMTLLGAAVVDDVLAIIVFSAFLTLSQGESGGLWSLVWIAVRMTLFLVGGSVLGMWILPRAVRRVQEYPVSAPVMSLVIVSFFGFAWAAEALGGVAAITGAFIAGVALSGSTLKHQIERDIYPMAYAFFVPMFLVSIGLTADLRSLSANDFIFAIVICLVAVLTKVIGAGLGAKAGNMTWRESLRVGVGMISRGEVGLIIAGIGARSVGIIDDNIFTIVVLMVLVTTFVTPPLLRMVFPKQENIQEKVHG, encoded by the coding sequence ATGATTACATCTTTATTATTAGCTTTAGCCCTGATCATTGCTGTTTTCAAATTGGGTAATTGGGTTTCAACACGGCTTGGCCAACCGGCTGTACTGGGGGGATTGGTAGTGGGCCTGTTGCTGGGGCCTTCAATCCTTAACGTATTTGGCTATTCCTACTTTGAAGAATTTCATATATCGGAAACGGTGCATGTTCTGGGAGAATTAGGTGTAATATTTCTCATGTTCGTGGCCGGCCTTGAAACTGAGCTGTCGGAACTTACCAAAACAGGTAAACCGGCCGTTCTGGCCGGCACAGTGGGAGTGATTGCGCCAATTTTATTGGGTTTGGCCGTTGTGCTCATGTTCGGTTATAGTCTTACCCAGGCTGTATTTATTGGTATTGTTTTAAGCGCCACCTCCGTCAGCATTTCGGCGCAAACGTTGATGGAATTGGGTAAACTTCGCAGCCGGGAAGGAATGACCTTACTGGGCGCGGCAGTGGTTGACGATGTTCTGGCAATTATTGTGTTTTCAGCCTTTTTAACACTATCTCAGGGAGAAAGCGGCGGCCTGTGGAGCCTGGTTTGGATTGCTGTCCGAATGACGCTGTTTCTTGTTGGCGGGTCTGTACTTGGCATGTGGATTCTGCCGCGAGCCGTCCGGCGCGTACAGGAATACCCGGTGAGCGCGCCGGTTATGTCGTTGGTGATTGTCAGCTTTTTTGGCTTTGCCTGGGCGGCGGAAGCCCTGGGCGGAGTGGCGGCTATTACCGGCGCCTTTATTGCCGGAGTGGCCCTGTCGGGCAGCACGCTTAAACACCAAATTGAGCGCGATATTTACCCCATGGCTTATGCCTTTTTTGTGCCCATGTTCCTGGTGAGCATCGGCTTAACGGCAGACCTTCGCTCGCTCTCCGCCAACGATTTTATATTTGCTATAGTCATTTGCCTGGTGGCCGTTCTCACAAAGGTGATAGGGGCCGGCTTGGGCGCAAAAGCAGGCAATATGACCTGGAGGGAATCGTTGCGGGTGGGGGTTGGCATGATTTCACGGGGTGAAGTTGGCCTGATCATTGCGGGCATAGGCGCCAGATCGGTTGGCATAATTGACGATAATATTTTTACCATCGTGGTGTTGATGGTGCTGGTAACAACTTTTGTTACCCCCCCTCTATTACGGATGGTATTTCCCAAACAGGAGAACATACAGGAGAAGGTACATGGCTAA
- a CDS encoding hexose kinase produces the protein MILTVTANSALDRLLFIDEFRPGTTIRPFKTADYVGGKGFDTSVVLQALGVENRAVGFVAGPTGQALTKLLDGYGIIHDLIWVEGDTRIAHIVIEARHHRHSHLIAAGLSVSAEAYQDLLKRYRVYLAQAAWVVAGGSLARGVPVGCYRQLTAIAHEAGVPVLIDSFGPPLLETFAAPPTVVKMNWHEFGETFGPQTKILADLAAAAQKVRARAQISTLIITCGEDGILALTPAGSYLAAAPPQTAVNAAGAGDAVSAALAWRLAAGDNWPEALRWAAATGAAVTLTEGTADCHMADVERIRLQTKVQSLKFSVQVKA, from the coding sequence ATGATCCTTACAGTTACGGCCAATTCCGCTTTAGATCGCTTGCTCTTTATTGATGAGTTCCGGCCCGGCACAACCATACGCCCTTTCAAAACGGCCGATTACGTGGGCGGAAAAGGGTTTGATACGTCGGTGGTGTTGCAGGCGTTGGGCGTTGAAAATCGCGCCGTTGGCTTTGTGGCCGGACCGACCGGCCAGGCCTTGACCAAACTCCTGGACGGTTACGGCATTATTCACGATTTGATTTGGGTGGAAGGCGACACGCGGATTGCCCACATCGTCATCGAGGCTCGCCATCACCGGCACAGCCATCTTATTGCGGCGGGCCTTTCGGTGTCTGCTGAAGCATACCAGGATTTGCTCAAGCGGTATCGAGTTTATCTGGCGCAGGCCGCGTGGGTGGTGGCCGGAGGATCGTTGGCTAGGGGCGTACCCGTCGGTTGTTATCGTCAACTTACGGCAATAGCCCACGAGGCCGGTGTGCCGGTGCTGATTGACAGTTTTGGCCCGCCGCTTTTGGAAACGTTCGCTGCGCCCCCTACGGTCGTCAAAATGAATTGGCATGAGTTTGGTGAAACCTTTGGGCCGCAAACCAAAATCCTGGCCGATCTGGCGGCTGCGGCCCAAAAAGTGCGCGCCCGCGCCCAAATCTCCACGTTAATTATTACTTGTGGGGAAGACGGTATTTTGGCCTTAACCCCGGCCGGTTCTTATCTGGCCGCCGCGCCGCCTCAAACGGCGGTCAATGCCGCCGGGGCCGGCGATGCGGTTTCGGCGGCTCTGGCCTGGCGTTTAGCGGCGGGGGATAACTGGCCGGAGGCCCTGCGTTGGGCCGCAGCTACCGGCGCGGCTGTAACGTTAACCGAGGGCACGGCAGATTGCCACATGGCCGATGTTGAACGCATCCGGTTACAAACCAAGGTGCAGTCATTAAAATTCTCTGTTCAGGTTAAGGCCTGA
- a CDS encoding DNA-processing protein DprA translates to MAYSETVYWLTLINESGLKLNLVKSVIQRWSVLEKRAVADLFDLSPLEWSTTFGLTDNEAERVAAAMNEDRLAQQAKMLAQWQAQGLEPVIRTNPRYPQRLAQTLPPASQPLLLWGQGNLTLFNEPAVTVLGEQSPDEAGAEFVDELMQVLVSEEIGLVSGYGRGLDRVTFERMLATEGGHAVALIPMGLSAFAQTTTKLEAALQAGKIALASPFAPDAAFQEKFAEARHLLIDYLALVLLVLDTSEDAQTRAMAALERGLPVLVRPADTAANRSLIDRGALLLTDTGEVVEMAQQAMIDDTMREQAAEEVIPMAPPMAAPLVPPDSDDDYALRPEEIEPIASDEALEILSMGGEVPDILRKRLKKEKKPPE, encoded by the coding sequence ATGGCATACTCTGAAACAGTTTACTGGCTGACCCTCATTAACGAGAGCGGCCTGAAATTGAATCTGGTCAAATCCGTCATCCAGCGCTGGAGCGTACTGGAAAAACGCGCCGTGGCTGATTTGTTTGACCTCTCGCCCCTGGAATGGTCAACCACCTTTGGCCTCACCGATAACGAGGCCGAGCGAGTGGCTGCGGCTATGAATGAGGATAGATTGGCCCAACAGGCCAAAATGTTGGCCCAATGGCAAGCCCAGGGCCTGGAGCCGGTTATCCGCACTAACCCGCGCTACCCGCAAAGATTGGCTCAAACCTTACCCCCGGCCAGCCAACCCTTGTTGCTGTGGGGACAGGGCAACTTAACCCTGTTCAACGAGCCGGCCGTGACCGTATTGGGCGAGCAATCGCCCGATGAAGCCGGCGCCGAATTTGTGGATGAGTTGATGCAGGTTTTGGTTTCCGAAGAAATTGGCCTGGTCAGCGGCTACGGGCGCGGCCTGGACCGGGTTACGTTTGAAAGAATGTTGGCTACAGAAGGGGGGCATGCCGTGGCCCTGATCCCCATGGGCCTGAGCGCCTTTGCCCAAACCACCACCAAATTAGAGGCTGCGCTGCAAGCCGGAAAAATCGCCCTGGCCAGCCCTTTTGCCCCGGATGCTGCCTTTCAGGAAAAGTTTGCCGAAGCTCGTCATTTGCTGATTGATTACCTGGCCCTGGTGCTGCTGGTGCTTGATACCAGCGAGGATGCCCAAACCCGAGCTATGGCCGCCCTGGAACGAGGGCTGCCGGTGCTGGTGCGCCCGGCCGATACTGCGGCCAATCGCAGCCTGATTGACCGGGGCGCGCTGCTGCTCACCGACACCGGCGAAGTGGTGGAGATGGCCCAGCAGGCCATGATTGACGATACCATGCGGGAACAAGCCGCCGAGGAAGTTATCCCTATGGCTCCGCCCATGGCGGCTCCCCTTGTTCCCCCCGATTCTGATGACGATTATGCCCTGCGCCCAGAAGAGATAGAACCCATTGCCAGCGACGAGGCCCTGGAGATTCTGTCAATGGGCGGCGAAGTGCCCGACATCCTCCGTAAACGATTAAAAAAAGAAAAAAAGCCCCCTGAGTAG
- a CDS encoding DUF711 family protein: MKIRSVTHFIPLTWPIDEGSIAGAGRFLADARLRLTKAGFEVQTVRLATPPFLDVLGDPDAAVLLEFAKTLEEMAAKHNIDFVSIGPVVATTPLSLLMSIHALPQVIAETEKIFSGVLFAADNSGINFAAAQALAQTVHKVAHATPMGFGNLRLGALANVPAGVPFFPAAYHHGGAACFAIATEAADLALDAISSARSFPQAQKRLITAIESATNNFLGIVDALVDDHQLRFKGLDFSLAPFPTQARSIGAAVEKLGIDSFGGSGTLFAISFLTNCIRQANIPHTGFSGVLLPLLEDNVLAERAAECCFDINDLLLYSAVCGTGLSTIPIPGNTTADEMAAIFVDMAALAITLHKPLTARLMPIPGLAVGEKVTFDFEYFASSRVMPVKNLGARRLFEKGSFFAVSSQP; this comes from the coding sequence ATGAAAATTCGCTCTGTAACCCATTTCATCCCCTTAACCTGGCCCATTGATGAAGGCAGCATTGCCGGAGCCGGCCGTTTTTTAGCCGATGCCCGCTTGCGTTTAACCAAGGCCGGTTTTGAAGTCCAAACCGTGCGCCTGGCTACCCCCCCCTTTTTAGACGTGCTGGGCGACCCCGATGCTGCTGTGCTGCTTGAATTCGCCAAAACCCTGGAAGAGATGGCGGCCAAACATAACATAGATTTTGTTTCTATTGGTCCGGTGGTGGCCACCACGCCGCTGTCTTTGCTGATGTCCATTCACGCCTTACCCCAGGTGATTGCGGAAACGGAAAAAATATTCTCCGGGGTGCTTTTTGCCGCCGATAATAGCGGCATCAATTTTGCCGCAGCCCAGGCCCTGGCCCAAACCGTGCACAAGGTTGCTCACGCTACTCCCATGGGGTTTGGTAATTTACGGTTGGGAGCGTTGGCTAACGTGCCGGCCGGCGTGCCGTTTTTCCCGGCTGCTTATCACCATGGGGGGGCCGCCTGCTTTGCCATTGCCACCGAAGCCGCCGACCTGGCCCTTGATGCCATCAGTTCGGCGCGTTCTTTTCCCCAGGCCCAAAAACGACTGATAACAGCCATTGAAAGCGCCACCAATAATTTTTTGGGTATTGTTGATGCCCTGGTTGATGACCACCAGCTTCGTTTTAAGGGATTGGATTTTTCGTTGGCTCCGTTCCCCACGCAGGCCAGGAGCATTGGGGCAGCCGTTGAAAAATTGGGGATAGATAGTTTTGGCGGCAGCGGCACCTTATTTGCCATCTCTTTTTTAACCAACTGTATTCGGCAAGCCAATATTCCCCATACCGGCTTTTCCGGCGTGCTGTTGCCTTTGCTAGAAGATAATGTTTTGGCTGAACGGGCGGCGGAATGTTGTTTTGACATCAACGACCTGCTGCTTTATTCGGCGGTGTGTGGCACCGGGCTTTCTACCATCCCCATCCCCGGCAATACCACCGCCGACGAAATGGCCGCTATTTTTGTTGACATGGCCGCCCTGGCCATCACCCTCCATAAACCTCTCACCGCCCGCCTGATGCCCATTCCCGGCCTGGCCGTTGGAGAAAAAGTAACCTTTGATTTTGAATACTTTGCCAGCAGCCGGGTGATGCCGGTTAAAAACCTGGGCGCCCGGCGCCTTTTTGAAAAAGGTTCTTTCTTTGCCGTTTCCTCCCAACCGTAA
- a CDS encoding response regulator has translation MHILLIEDSNTLAHLFQVQLRHLGHTLTMAETKAEALAAFEQESFDLIFIDMGLEGLPDRGLEILTEMKTQKPGQRIGILSSNDVRDLVRLSKEGGAEFYMVKPFTMEGLTMILRGDKEVIQHYQPEIGEGRIIYLQ, from the coding sequence ATGCACATACTTTTGATTGAAGATAGCAATACGTTGGCTCACCTATTTCAGGTACAGTTGAGACACTTAGGCCATACGCTTACTATGGCCGAAACAAAAGCAGAGGCGCTGGCCGCTTTTGAACAGGAATCGTTTGACCTGATTTTTATTGACATGGGCCTGGAGGGGCTGCCGGATAGAGGACTTGAGATTCTGACCGAAATGAAAACCCAGAAACCGGGGCAGCGGATTGGCATTCTCTCCTCAAACGACGTCAGGGATTTGGTTCGACTCAGTAAAGAGGGAGGCGCGGAGTTTTACATGGTCAAACCCTTTACCATGGAAGGGCTAACGATGATTTTGCGGGGCGACAAAGAGGTTATTCAGCACTACCAGCCGGAAATTGGCGAGGGGCGAATTATTTATTTGCAATAA
- a CDS encoding alpha/beta hydrolase produces MFVVTNRSINENAEGLEKLGSIPNPKGPNELRLVEATKEAGDWQINIVPDTLNEKMKSEVGITGPETAYGSQYVARKVFERVGKGQRNFLFFVHGFNNDFKAVLDRADNFAQNFNVEVAAFSWPANGGGVKGVADYLSDKRDAAASVGALDRCFGKIYDYLNGFNEERLEKIFKEAQQRYPKNAESRDKFVTKMAEQGCPFTVNLVLHSMGNYLFKKVLESSIFRGTKLIFDNVLLVAADTNSQNHAEWVDQIHCRKRVYITINEDDAALMASRMKAGEGQLARLGHYPYNLNSQQAVYVDFTNAAYVGNSHAYFEGQPLRNKAVRQFFDKAFNGQRAEEDLRFDPATGTYRPRR; encoded by the coding sequence ATGTTTGTAGTAACTAACCGGAGTATCAATGAAAATGCCGAGGGGCTGGAAAAATTAGGCTCCATTCCCAACCCAAAAGGCCCCAATGAGTTACGCCTGGTTGAGGCCACCAAGGAGGCCGGTGATTGGCAGATCAACATTGTTCCTGATACGCTTAATGAGAAGATGAAAAGCGAAGTGGGCATCACCGGCCCCGAAACGGCTTACGGCAGCCAATATGTAGCCCGAAAAGTGTTTGAACGGGTTGGGAAAGGCCAGCGCAACTTTCTTTTTTTTGTGCATGGATTCAACAACGATTTTAAGGCTGTGCTGGACCGGGCCGATAACTTTGCTCAGAACTTTAATGTGGAAGTAGCGGCTTTTAGTTGGCCCGCTAACGGGGGCGGGGTAAAAGGCGTTGCCGATTATTTGAGCGACAAACGAGACGCTGCCGCTTCTGTGGGCGCGCTTGACCGTTGTTTTGGCAAAATTTATGATTATCTCAACGGTTTTAACGAAGAACGTTTGGAGAAAATTTTTAAAGAGGCCCAACAAAGATACCCCAAAAATGCCGAATCCAGGGACAAGTTTGTTACTAAAATGGCCGAACAAGGGTGCCCCTTTACGGTGAATTTGGTTTTGCACAGTATGGGTAATTATCTGTTCAAAAAAGTGCTTGAATCCTCTATTTTCCGGGGGACAAAACTTATCTTTGACAATGTACTTTTAGTAGCCGCCGATACCAACAGTCAAAACCACGCCGAATGGGTTGATCAGATCCATTGCCGCAAGCGGGTTTACATTACCATCAATGAAGATGACGCCGCGCTGATGGCCTCGCGCATGAAGGCGGGGGAGGGACAACTGGCCAGGCTGGGCCATTATCCCTACAATCTTAATTCTCAACAGGCAGTTTATGTTGATTTTACCAATGCCGCTTACGTGGGCAATTCTCACGCTTATTTTGAGGGCCAGCCTTTAAGAAACAAGGCGGTGAGACAATTCTTTGACAAAGCCTTCAACGGCCAGCGGGCAGAAGAAGATCTTCGTTTTGACCCCGCTACCGGCACCTACCGGCCACGCCGCTAA
- a CDS encoding transcriptional repressor, which translates to MNSLIEALKERGLRVTPQRAIIFATIEKLEGHITAEDIFAEVQKVNPYISLATIYRTLELLQDLNLITQTNLGRHQTYFALKEHCSHHHLVCQECGRIEEFCDDVLEPVRALLEERYGFKAQTDHMSIFGICKQCRKS; encoded by the coding sequence ATGAACAGTCTAATTGAAGCGTTAAAAGAGCGTGGGCTGCGCGTCACGCCCCAGCGAGCCATCATTTTTGCGACCATCGAAAAACTGGAAGGTCATATCACGGCTGAAGATATTTTTGCCGAGGTGCAAAAGGTCAATCCTTACATCAGTTTAGCCACCATCTATCGCACCCTTGAATTATTACAAGACCTCAATTTGATTACCCAAACCAACTTGGGCCGTCATCAAACCTATTTTGCCTTAAAAGAGCATTGTTCCCATCACCACCTGGTATGTCAGGAATGTGGTCGCATTGAGGAATTTTGTGACGACGTGCTCGAACCGGTTCGCGCTCTTTTGGAGGAGCGGTACGGCTTTAAGGCGCAGACCGATCATATGAGCATTTTTGGAATTTGTAAGCAGTGCCGGAAAAGTTAA
- a CDS encoding tyrosine recombinase, translating into MKDRVQSFLNFLEAEKKYAENTIAAYQNDLNQFYHHLQADKQTQKPESWVQVDKKSVVDYIEHLKNSGEYASSTVARKVAAIKSFFHFLVAEGDIKEDPTFALDSPKVKKRLPKAMTPGEVERLLQAPAKESGYKAQRDLALLEMLYASGMRVTELVSLDVSDIEFENNGGTVRVRSKRSNARDRVIPISESTLKILKDYINNGRDQLLHDPEEPALFLNNRGQRLTRQGLWLIIKHYVETVGISAEVTPHTLRHSFAAHKLSQGKSLQDIQKLLGHANISTTQVYTHLNRES; encoded by the coding sequence ATGAAAGACAGAGTCCAGAGCTTTCTGAACTTCCTGGAGGCGGAGAAAAAATACGCAGAAAATACCATTGCCGCCTATCAAAACGACCTCAATCAATTCTATCACCATCTTCAGGCCGACAAGCAGACTCAAAAACCAGAAAGCTGGGTCCAGGTAGACAAAAAAAGCGTTGTTGATTACATTGAGCATCTAAAAAACAGCGGCGAATATGCTTCTTCAACCGTAGCCCGAAAAGTGGCTGCCATCAAATCCTTCTTTCATTTTCTGGTAGCAGAAGGCGATATAAAAGAAGACCCCACCTTTGCCCTTGATTCCCCCAAGGTCAAAAAACGCCTTCCCAAAGCAATGACCCCTGGCGAAGTTGAGCGGCTGTTACAAGCCCCGGCCAAAGAAAGCGGTTATAAAGCCCAACGCGACCTGGCCTTGCTGGAAATGCTTTACGCCTCCGGCATGCGGGTCACCGAGTTGGTATCGCTGGATGTGTCTGATATTGAATTTGAAAATAACGGTGGTACGGTTCGGGTCCGTAGCAAAAGAAGTAATGCCAGAGATCGAGTCATTCCCATTTCTGAGTCAACCCTGAAAATATTAAAAGATTATATCAATAACGGCCGCGACCAATTGCTGCATGACCCGGAAGAACCCGCCCTCTTTCTGAACAATCGTGGTCAGCGGCTCACCCGCCAGGGTTTATGGTTGATTATCAAACATTATGTTGAAACCGTTGGTATTTCAGCCGAGGTTACCCCGCATACGTTGCGTCATTCCTTTGCCGCCCATAAACTAAGCCAGGGTAAATCACTGCAAGATATTCAAAAATTATTAGGACACGCTAATATTTCTACCACCCAGGTCTATACGCATCTCAATCGAGAAAGCTAA